A section of the Deinococcus sp. KNUC1210 genome encodes:
- a CDS encoding ankyrin repeat domain-containing protein — protein MYDRNLEVTTQLLEAGADPNHCVDGSERPAMSTAVEQLWQPGLTLLMRHGGDVNVREYGGWTPLIHAVDSEADGAIQADTSPKLELLRFLLAHGADPELRDDQGKSAADLAQTYGWTEAVRLLTERL, from the coding sequence TACGATCGGAATCTTGAAGTCACTACTCAACTGCTTGAGGCCGGGGCTGATCCAAACCACTGTGTTGATGGTTCCGAACGCCCAGCGATGAGTACGGCCGTCGAGCAGCTGTGGCAACCAGGCTTGACCCTGCTGATGCGCCATGGCGGTGACGTGAATGTGCGCGAGTACGGTGGATGGACGCCCCTGATCCATGCAGTCGACAGTGAGGCTGACGGCGCGATACAAGCAGATACATCACCCAAACTTGAGCTCTTGCGCTTTTTGCTGGCTCACGGTGCAGACCCAGAACTCCGCGATGATCAAGGCAAAAGTGCAGCAGATTTAGCGCAAACATACGGGTGGACTGAAGCCGTTAGGCTGCTAACGGAGCGTCTTTAA